One Tautonia rosea genomic window carries:
- a CDS encoding glycosyltransferase family 39 protein → MTAIGLGLLWTILLNAPVLAGAFWVSGHGFGQTKGVVRWLATAVIAWTWVTLGMEVLGTLGVLGRGPLLSWSITGGALGWAARKRWPKPIPDTDQDEVFPESDPTWHLDATVALGLTLWASVLLGMRSLLLPVKVMSDGPIYHLWFAARWWESGSLDLIAAPFGDNVVTYFSAIGDLWFAWLMIGWGGDLLAKVGQAPFHVMTGMAVFAMARQVGAGRSTAMIAAAWMLTCSPYLIFGFEANVDTILQAGYLSAAFFFLRYAMGEGGPRALALGALAAGCCWGCKPTGLVLVPPLLAAVGLAVLVRRIGWRSKVGHLAILVLAPMLTAGYWYVRNAWLTGNPLYPVQVEAFGRTLLTGWYAPEVMKGSRYYLDPRDWRSGIDMFLQVFDPRMAPIWLLALLGFWRIGKRRAKARARWVWAIAALAVINAVIYWGIIPYRTQQRFLFPAVGMAAVPVAVLLDRSKVLRWLGVLLLALHTMTGQGWPWARFGEDQKIPWDFSPMIPNTTPGPVRLLMPSGNWWNSLTAAVDAGEWADLIRMFFLVIGPWVIGVLAVLAAAAIGRAVNRPGQARVRTTAVGATAALLLIGGLVTTPWGMSEPLRFFPIFVDYYRGWLTLDRLAGEDGTRIAYAGTNLPYFLLGPGMKNQVRYVNINEHRDWLMHDYHREAVASGRPNWPGDMPGWDREQQDFDAWLANLRAEQIELLVVARHNPSEPWPIERQWAEQHPDRFTLLYGQEPPDPLFRIFRLQGR, encoded by the coding sequence ATGACCGCGATCGGCCTCGGGCTCCTCTGGACGATCCTTTTGAATGCGCCGGTGCTGGCTGGAGCCTTCTGGGTGTCCGGACACGGCTTCGGGCAAACGAAAGGGGTGGTCCGATGGCTGGCCACGGCGGTGATTGCCTGGACCTGGGTGACGCTCGGCATGGAGGTGCTCGGGACGCTGGGCGTCCTCGGCCGGGGACCACTGCTGTCCTGGTCGATCACGGGAGGGGCGCTCGGGTGGGCGGCTCGAAAGCGATGGCCGAAGCCGATCCCGGACACGGACCAAGACGAGGTCTTTCCGGAAAGCGATCCGACCTGGCACCTCGACGCGACGGTGGCGCTTGGCTTGACGCTCTGGGCGTCGGTCTTGCTTGGGATGCGGTCGCTGCTGTTGCCGGTCAAGGTGATGAGCGATGGACCGATCTATCACCTCTGGTTCGCGGCCCGATGGTGGGAATCGGGATCGCTTGATCTGATCGCTGCGCCGTTTGGCGACAATGTCGTGACGTACTTCTCGGCGATCGGCGATCTCTGGTTTGCCTGGCTGATGATCGGTTGGGGAGGAGACCTGCTGGCGAAGGTCGGGCAGGCTCCGTTTCACGTCATGACCGGGATGGCCGTTTTCGCGATGGCCCGGCAAGTGGGGGCGGGGCGATCGACGGCGATGATCGCCGCGGCCTGGATGCTGACGTGTTCGCCCTACCTTATTTTCGGATTCGAGGCGAATGTCGATACGATCCTACAGGCTGGTTATCTTTCGGCGGCCTTTTTCTTCCTACGGTACGCGATGGGAGAGGGCGGACCTCGAGCCCTTGCGCTGGGGGCCTTGGCGGCCGGATGTTGCTGGGGATGCAAGCCGACGGGTTTGGTGCTGGTGCCCCCTTTGCTGGCGGCTGTAGGGTTGGCCGTGCTCGTGCGACGGATCGGATGGCGATCGAAGGTTGGGCATCTGGCAATTCTGGTCCTTGCGCCGATGCTGACGGCCGGGTACTGGTATGTTCGCAATGCCTGGCTGACCGGGAATCCGCTGTATCCGGTGCAGGTTGAGGCCTTCGGACGAACGTTGCTGACCGGCTGGTATGCGCCCGAGGTGATGAAAGGCAGTCGCTACTACCTTGATCCCCGCGACTGGCGATCGGGGATCGACATGTTCCTCCAGGTGTTCGATCCGAGGATGGCCCCGATCTGGCTGTTGGCGCTGCTGGGGTTCTGGAGGATCGGCAAGCGTCGGGCGAAGGCGCGGGCACGTTGGGTCTGGGCGATCGCGGCCTTGGCGGTGATCAACGCGGTGATCTACTGGGGAATCATTCCGTATCGGACCCAGCAGCGGTTTCTCTTTCCGGCCGTGGGGATGGCGGCGGTGCCGGTGGCGGTGCTCCTGGACCGGTCGAAGGTGTTGCGGTGGCTTGGGGTGTTGCTGCTCGCCTTGCATACGATGACGGGCCAGGGGTGGCCCTGGGCGAGGTTCGGTGAGGACCAGAAGATTCCCTGGGACTTCTCTCCAATGATTCCGAACACCACCCCCGGCCCTGTCCGGCTGCTGATGCCGAGCGGCAACTGGTGGAATTCGCTGACGGCGGCGGTCGATGCGGGCGAGTGGGCAGACCTGATCCGGATGTTTTTTCTGGTAATCGGACCCTGGGTCATCGGTGTTCTGGCCGTGCTGGCTGCGGCGGCGATCGGCCGGGCTGTGAACCGTCCTGGACAGGCCAGAGTGAGAACAACGGCCGTGGGAGCAACGGCGGCCTTGCTTCTGATCGGAGGGCTGGTGACCACTCCCTGGGGAATGTCTGAGCCGCTGCGATTCTTTCCCATCTTTGTCGATTATTACCGCGGCTGGCTAACGCTCGACCGCCTGGCGGGTGAGGACGGGACCCGGATCGCCTACGCGGGCACGAACCTGCCGTATTTCCTGCTCGGGCCGGGCATGAAGAATCAGGTGCGGTACGTGAACATCAACGAACACCGGGACTGGTTGATGCACGACTACCACCGTGAGGCCGTGGCCTCTGGCCGTCCGAACTGGCCGGGTGACATGCCGGGCTGGGACCGCGAGCAACAGGACTTCGACGCCTGGCTGGCCAACCTTCGCGCCGAGCAGATCGAGCTGCTCGTCGTCGCCCGGCACAACCCCAGCGAGCCCTGGCCCATCGAACGCCAATGGGCCGAGCAACATCCCGATCGGTTTACACTGCTCTACGGGCAAGAACCGCCCGATCCCCTGTTTCGGATCTTCCGGCTCCAGGGACGCTGA
- a CDS encoding HEAT repeat domain-containing protein encodes MRLTLRTLLAWLDDTLPPEEVREIGTQVSSTPFAQTLIERIRKVTRRRRLTVPPSSGPEAVDPNTVAAYLDNELEAEKVAEYEKLCLGSDVHLAEAASCHQILSLIKNKAKVPSEARYRMYRLFKGPEAVRTNYRGTVPPAAGMVPDALSGVHEAPWAKTAPVPRSWFERVIPWAVALLLIGVLGVVGYLNLRYAGVQIREADSLAAAQFDPELVDEADDTIDAEGEDARPAPPPLSAPDPVEPREEPVAEPEPTPDQATAPVQPVPPLAEGEAAVVEQTDGIVLRANRTWDRLEADDSLAPGDRVVNLAPFRTTLGMGPVRITMIAQSELRVEQPQLADGPRFDLIDGSIVLRSPDPDQPIAVGFEGRTLSLRLPAGRPVGLSWLGLKVPGSSAGRPLLTILCPAGSLGVAIDDDGEPQEFEGPILVSVDPEDGILGAEPAVMPQWVVDPEPQPADIQAGEAFATLFEQSSGSITFTLLEGIEDPDPTVRSLSVAALGALAGSDPEALEQVMPLLNRPGDPAVRGTAIGIVMRRMARGTEPAEEVRGLLERFIAPPEAAEAFDRLLLGIPEDQIGEKEVYAQLVADLSSPNPGVRQLALDTLMMLTGREALGYNPDAPEGPGLKAWEDLLKEDRLTPAR; translated from the coding sequence ATGCGATTGACGCTCCGTACGCTCCTCGCGTGGCTCGATGATACCCTTCCTCCGGAGGAGGTTCGGGAGATCGGCACGCAGGTTTCCAGTACTCCGTTCGCCCAGACCTTGATCGAGCGGATTCGGAAGGTCACGCGCCGTCGGCGACTGACGGTGCCGCCGTCGAGCGGTCCGGAGGCGGTGGACCCGAATACTGTGGCCGCCTACCTTGACAATGAGTTGGAAGCCGAGAAGGTCGCCGAATACGAAAAACTCTGTCTGGGATCTGACGTTCACCTGGCCGAGGCCGCGAGTTGTCACCAGATTCTCAGCCTGATTAAGAACAAGGCTAAGGTTCCGTCGGAGGCCCGTTACCGGATGTACCGCCTGTTCAAGGGGCCGGAGGCGGTCCGGACCAACTACCGAGGGACCGTTCCTCCCGCGGCTGGGATGGTTCCCGACGCGCTCTCCGGAGTTCACGAGGCTCCCTGGGCGAAAACGGCTCCGGTGCCTCGATCATGGTTCGAGCGGGTGATTCCCTGGGCGGTCGCCCTGCTTCTGATCGGCGTGCTCGGAGTGGTCGGATACCTGAATCTCCGCTACGCCGGTGTTCAGATCCGCGAGGCCGATTCGCTTGCCGCGGCGCAGTTCGATCCGGAGTTGGTCGATGAGGCGGACGATACGATCGACGCCGAGGGTGAGGACGCTCGACCGGCCCCTCCCCCCCTCTCGGCACCTGATCCGGTCGAACCGAGAGAGGAACCTGTCGCCGAACCCGAGCCGACCCCGGATCAAGCCACCGCACCCGTCCAGCCCGTGCCCCCCCTGGCAGAAGGGGAAGCGGCCGTCGTCGAACAGACCGACGGAATCGTCTTGCGGGCGAACCGGACCTGGGATCGGCTCGAGGCTGATGATTCCCTCGCTCCGGGAGATCGCGTGGTCAATCTCGCCCCGTTCCGCACCACGCTGGGCATGGGGCCCGTTCGGATCACCATGATCGCTCAGTCCGAGCTTCGTGTGGAACAACCACAACTGGCCGATGGTCCGCGGTTCGATCTGATCGACGGCAGCATCGTCCTCCGATCCCCCGATCCCGATCAGCCGATCGCGGTTGGGTTCGAAGGGCGGACCCTCTCGCTTCGGTTGCCTGCCGGACGTCCGGTGGGGCTTTCCTGGCTTGGATTGAAGGTCCCTGGATCCTCGGCGGGGCGTCCTTTGTTGACGATTCTCTGTCCCGCGGGTTCCCTGGGCGTCGCGATCGACGACGATGGTGAACCGCAAGAGTTCGAAGGCCCGATTCTCGTTAGTGTCGATCCCGAGGATGGGATCCTTGGCGCGGAACCGGCGGTCATGCCTCAATGGGTTGTTGATCCCGAGCCGCAACCGGCCGACATTCAGGCCGGCGAGGCCTTCGCCACCTTGTTTGAGCAGTCGAGCGGATCGATCACCTTTACCTTGCTCGAAGGGATCGAGGATCCGGACCCGACGGTTCGGAGTCTGTCGGTGGCGGCCCTGGGAGCCCTGGCCGGTTCCGATCCCGAGGCGCTCGAACAGGTCATGCCATTGCTCAACCGTCCGGGAGATCCGGCCGTCCGAGGGACTGCGATCGGAATCGTCATGCGACGGATGGCGCGAGGAACCGAGCCCGCCGAGGAGGTTCGCGGACTGCTGGAGCGGTTCATCGCTCCTCCCGAGGCCGCTGAAGCGTTCGACCGCCTTTTGCTGGGGATTCCCGAAGACCAGATCGGTGAGAAGGAGGTTTACGCCCAGCTCGTCGCTGATTTGTCGTCACCGAATCCCGGGGTTCGCCAGCTGGCGCTCGATACCTTGATGATGCTGACCGGGCGCGAGGCACTTGGCTACAACCCCGATGCCCCTGAGGGTCCGGGCCTGAAGGCCTGGGAAGACTTGCTCAAGGAGGACCGATTGACGCCGGCCCGCTGA
- a CDS encoding inositol monophosphatase family protein: MAHRDPLSGRVGFVAEVYQAYREAAEQIARRAGNVLRELYGRVEAREKGPSDLVTEADLASQRTIAALLAERFPDHTLLAEEEGVQPDPDCPFRWIVDPLDGTVNFAHRFPIWTVSIGLEHRGMLIAGVVYAPLTDTMWSASLGGGTTVDGKTARVSSADRLERSLISAAFPTRFGTDAPRQLALIERFSTDTHSVRRSGSTAWNLATLASGGADVCFGTHVNPWDVAAGVLLVREAGGTVSALDGGPYDLYSPEILASNGIVHDEAARAATEATRRDRG, translated from the coding sequence ATGGCGCATCGTGATCCCCTTTCAGGGAGGGTTGGGTTCGTGGCCGAAGTGTATCAAGCCTATCGGGAAGCCGCCGAGCAGATTGCCCGGCGCGCGGGCAACGTATTGCGAGAACTCTACGGCCGCGTCGAGGCCCGGGAGAAAGGGCCGAGCGATCTGGTGACTGAGGCGGACCTGGCCAGCCAGCGGACCATCGCCGCCTTGCTCGCCGAGCGGTTCCCCGACCATACCTTGCTTGCCGAGGAAGAAGGGGTTCAGCCCGACCCCGACTGCCCGTTTCGATGGATCGTCGATCCGCTCGATGGGACGGTGAACTTTGCCCATCGCTTCCCGATCTGGACGGTTTCGATTGGCCTCGAACATCGCGGAATGCTGATCGCCGGGGTCGTCTATGCCCCTCTGACCGACACGATGTGGTCGGCCAGCCTGGGAGGCGGGACGACCGTGGACGGCAAGACGGCTCGGGTCAGCTCAGCCGATCGGCTGGAGCGATCGTTGATCTCAGCCGCCTTCCCGACCCGGTTTGGAACAGACGCCCCCCGGCAACTCGCCTTGATTGAGCGATTCTCGACCGACACCCACTCGGTCCGTCGAAGCGGATCGACCGCCTGGAACCTGGCGACCCTCGCCTCGGGCGGAGCGGACGTCTGCTTTGGGACGCACGTCAATCCCTGGGATGTCGCCGCAGGGGTCCTGCTGGTCAGGGAGGCCGGCGGCACCGTGTCGGCACTCGATGGGGGCCCTTATGACCTCTACAGCCCGGAGATCCTTGCCAGCAATGGCATCGTTCACGATGAGGCTGCGCGTGCTGCCACTGAGGCGACACGGCGAGATCGGGGTTAG